TGCATCTTGGCTGCTTCCATTGTTTCCTTCGACTTGGCTTTTACGGTTATCGAATGAACGTACTTGTACCCGTCCCTATTGTGCAGAAAGGTAATCGGCACATAGGCACCCTCGGATCGACCAGCGTCAATCGTCAGCTTGGCTTCCCTTACCACGCCAATAACGACGACGGATGCTGCTTGGTAAGTCAAACGCTTGCCAATCGGGTCTTCACGTCCGAAAAGCCCTGCCGCTAACTTTTCGGTTAAAACGATAACCGGCTTCCCCTCTCTTACTTCCTTCGCAGTAAAATATCTGCCTGCAACTAGTTTCAAGTTGGGTTGAACCTTTAACAGATCCTCATTTGTTCCTTGTATACTTGCGTCCTTCCCCTTTTTCGGGCCTCGAATCGTTCCAAAATAATTTGTGAACGGTACGGCCGCTTCAATGTAGGGCGATTGTTGAGGAAGTGCATAAGCATCCTCCACTGTCAAATCAGTAATCTTGCTTCCTTGGTCCCACCAAACAGTAACGCTGAAATTAGTAGCACCCAGCTTCTCCAACTGATCAGTATAGGCCTGTTGACTGCCGTTTCCTAGTGTAATCACGGCAATAACAGACATGATTCCGATGATGATCCCAGACATCGTCAAGGTAGCACGCAGCTTATTTGTCCCAATCCCTTCCAGAGCCGTACGAAAGCTTTCGAGCAAATTCACGTGAGGATCACCTCCTCGGACGCAGTAGCAAACAGGCGCTCCTCCACTCGCTCATCCCGGATAATATGACCATCTCGAAACGTAATGACGCGCTCGGCATGCTGGGCGATATCGGCCTCGTGCGTGACGAGCAGAATCGTTACCCCTTGCGCATGCAACTCCTGAAAAATCGCCATGATCTCGATGCTGGAACGACTGTCCAGATTCCCTGTCGGCTCGTCAGCAAGCAAAATGGCTGGCTGGTTAACCAAC
The window above is part of the Brevibacillus brevis NBRC 100599 genome. Proteins encoded here:
- a CDS encoding ABC transporter permease; translated protein: MNLLESFRTALEGIGTNKLRATLTMSGIIIGIMSVIAVITLGNGSQQAYTDQLEKLGATNFSVTVWWDQGSKITDLTVEDAYALPQQSPYIEAAVPFTNYFGTIRGPKKGKDASIQGTNEDLLKVQPNLKLVAGRYFTAKEVREGKPVIVLTEKLAAGLFGREDPIGKRLTYQAASVVVIGVVREAKLTIDAGRSEGAYVPITFLHNRDGYKYVHSITVKAKSKETMEAAKMHTEKYLNRRHDRENYYQIDSIENALGEMDSFSGTLTTIFSVAAGIALFVGGIGVMNIMLVSVTERTREIGIRKALGARYGDIMLQFLIESMIVCLIGGTIGVLLGIGTAMFASQYVDVPPLLSWESIAIAFGFSSAIGIFFGLYPAHKAARLHPIDALRYE